In Spirosoma sp. KUDC1026, the sequence GGTTTGGTCTCCCAACGGTCGCGTGAAGCAGTAAAAAGTGGACGAATTTCGGAGTCCGCAAATAAATCTATCCAAACCTACATTACCTCTCAACAGGATAGTATTAGGCTCGACAGTTTAGAATTAGTCAAACTCAATGACGAGTTAAGCAGCATTGATGAGAAGGCTAATCCAGAAGGTGCTAAAGCAGTAACTGCTAAAGCAAATATTGTTATGGCAGAATCGAATCGCCGACTACGTGCATTTGACCGTAGGACAGCGGTTATTGTTGGTTTTCTTAATAGTGAAACGTTCAGTAAATCAGAGCTAAACACACTATTTGGCACGGGCGATTACAAGCTTACAACAGAACAGTTTAATCAAGGCAAGCAACTTTTCACACCTATTGTCGAAAAAATATTTCTCTTTTCAAACAAATACAAAGGCGGTTTCAAGAGTATGGAAGGGGAAATTATTGTAACAGGTTATTCTGATGCAACACCTATTGAATCAGGTTCGCGGCTTTACAATGATTTAGTTCAAAGAATAAATCGCGATAATCGGATTAGAAATCCTTCAAAGGCAGATTTAAACAGAAAGCTTTCTGAACTTAGGGCCGAGGCTGTCAAAGGAATTATCGACGAGATTATTCGCGACAGAAAAAATAATAATAATTTTCTTAAAATGACGGTCAAGACGTTGGGAAGAGGAGAAGAAAGACCTCCTTTTCTGACAAGCAACGTTTCTCGTGACGATCAGCGTCGTCGGATTGTGACATTTTACTGGGTAGTATTACCTGTACTCTAAACGTTAGGTCACTGTCAGGATGGCTCTCCGGCGACAGGTTGCAGGCCGCAAAGTCAACCCTCTCAGCCCAACCTTCCATGTGTGTAAAGGCTCCTGCGTCACCATCAGCACATGGAGGTGTTGGGTGAATCGGCCAAAATGGGCTTCCATTTCGGCGTTTCGGGCGACAGTTTAAACGCCCCGCGTGGGCAGCTTGGGGCTTGCATTTCGGGCTTTCAGCTGACTAGATAATCGCCCCGGTTAGGACAATTGGACAAAACGGTAAACTGTATGAATAAAGAAACAAAAACGGTTGACGATTACATTGCCAGTTTCTCGCAAGAAGTCAGAGAGAGACTTCAACGTATTCGTCAGCTAATAAAAGACAACGCCCCGCAAGCTAAAGAGAGCATTGCCTATGGGATAGCTGCCTATAAGATCAACAAAAAACCGTTGGTCTATTTCGGTGGCTTCAATAACCATATAAGTTTTCATGCCACCCCAGTCGGCCATGAGCAGTTTAAAGATAAGCTCTCTGTCTATAAACAAGGTAAAGGTTCTGTGCAGTTTCCACATAGCGAACCTTTGCCAGTGGAATTGATTGTTAAAATTATAAAATTTAGAGTGGCAGAAAACGCCTAAAGCGGTTTCCGTTTTTGATAGCTCGCTCCGCGTGGGTTGGTTTCCGGCGACAGATTGCTCGCCCCCGAAGGAAAGGTTCAGCCCAACAAGGGAAAGGGTGTAAAGGTTGAAAGTACGTGCGTTCAGTTAGGTAGTTTCCTCATTTATCAACCCCCGTGGGTATTGGGTGCTGCCAAACAGATAGAGCGTATTCGGCGGCTTTCGGTCGACAGTCAGCACGTCTCGATAGTCAGGCTGTTTGGTTCGTTAGTTAGCTACATGTGACATGGTAAACGCCGGAGTTGGGACACCTTTTTGGGTCGTCTGTGACACGAGAACCGCCCCGAAAAGGAAGTCCAAGCGAGTTGGGGACGTAGCGCTTGACAGTTCAACCGCCCCGACAGGATGGCTTGACAAGACGCGGCAAAAAGCGTGTTAGTGCATGAGCTAGAAAACGCTTAACTTTGTTAGGATTGCAACAACGACAAAGAAATGCCTACTCACAAAATTAAGAAATCCACTCCTGCTTTGGTGATACGTGGACGTAATGCGACAGGTAAAATCATTGAGGGCTCTATTCCAGCTGGTGAGTTGCCGACAGAAGACCCAGGCTTAGCTATTCAGAGAATATTAGCCAAACATAAAGACATCACCCCCACGCCTGTGCTGCCTGAATGACCAGTTCCTTACTAAATTCGTTTGTGCTGGTGGATACGGGCGTGATGAGTCGTTTTTTCCTGAATAAGCCACAAATTGTCAAAGCCTATAATGAACTGGTGATTACAGCTGTACCAGTTATATCAGCCAGCATTTACATCGAGTTGATGCGGTGGCTAGTCAATATCCGGGGCCGTGCCACTGACCCAATTACGAAGAGTGAGTTTGACGCTATCCGAAAACAGTTGGATAAATACGTGCAGTTAAATCACGGCGACTGCATTGAGATCGCTGTAGAAACCTGTCGACTTTATCCGGACACGGGATTGGGCGACTGTTTTACTATTGGAGTCGGTCTATTTTTTGACATTCCTATTTTTACGCTCAATCAGAAGCACTTTGACCGAGTGCCGGGAGCCCGGCTTTATCAGCCTTCTAACTCCGACCTTTTGGAAACCAATTGATAGGCACGCTTCCGGTGACAAGGAGCCCGTCCCGCAGGGAAGCGGGGCAGCCCAACCGCCACCGTGTTCGCGGGTGAACGAACTCAGAAGAACTGTCAAATTGCCTTTTTGAACGGTAATTGATTATCAGTCAGTTGCAATTTAACAGTACATCCAAACAGGGGGTGTAAAGGTGCATGGTACGTCTGTTCAGGTGGCGTAGGTTATGGGAGCTGAATACGACCGCTTGGACACAAGAATAGGTCAAAATGTGCTAGCTTTCCCCACTTTTGTATACGTTTCGATCGGTGCTCTTGGGTCAACTTTGCCTCATCACTTTAAACAGAAAAGTAATGAGCAAAACAATTTTTATTACCGGAGCGTCGCGAGGGTTTGGCCAACTGTGGACTAAAGCCTTTCTACAACAAGGGTATAAGGTAGCTGCCACCGCCCGAAACCTAACCAGTCTAGATGAGTTGAAGGCTCAGTATGGTGACCAACTGCTGCCCATTCAATTGGACGTGACCGACCGGGGGGCGGCTATTTGGGCAGTGCAACAAGCCTATAAGGAGTTTGATCGCCTTGACGTGCTGATCAACAACGCGGGTTATGGCTTATTTGGCAGCGTGGAAGAAACATCAGAACAACAGGCCCGCGACCTGATGGAAACCAATTTCTTTGGTTTGCTTTGGCTTACCCAGGCTGTCTTGCCGATTATGCGCAAGCAAAGCAGTGGCCACATCATTCAGGTATCGAGTGTACTCGGACTGATCACCTGGCCAAATGTAGGTCTGTACAATGCCTCCAAATTTGCCGTTGAAGGCTTAAGTGAAACGTTGGCCTCGGAAGTAAAAGGGTTTGGTATCAACGTCAGCCTAGTAGAACCCGGCCCGTATGCCACCGACTACGCCGGTTCCTCGGCTGTAATTACTCAACCCCTATCCGCTTACGCTCCCTTAAAGGCGAGTCTGCAGGCCAACTATGCCACCCTCTCTATGGGCCAGCCTGAAGCCACCGCCGCTGCGGTGCTCCAATTAATCGAAAGTGAACAGCCTCCACTACGGCTCCTGCTTGGCAAACTAGCTTACCCCTTGGTTAAACAGGCATACAACAGCCGGTTTGCTGAGTGGGACACTTGGGCCGAGGTCACCATGGCCGCCCATGAGGGTTAATCAACGAGCGGTGACGGGATAAATCTATACCGTTTTTGGCTGTAGATTTATCCCATTACTACTGACGTATGCTTCATTTCAGCACCCTTAGCGCCATGCGCCGTGACCTGGGCTTACGCCCACCCGAGCACCCTCAACTAGCCATAGAGAGGGGTCTGCGAAGCTGCCCGCTGGATGGGCAAGCCTTCACTACCGATTGCTATGGAATAATGTTTAAAAAGGTCAAGGCTGGCGTTATGCTGTACGGTCGTACCGCCTATGATCATACCAACGGCTCGTTGTCCTTTGTTAAGCCCCGGCAACGAATCGAGTTCAGGAGTCTGGAAGTGGAAGAGGACAGTTTTTTGTTATTCATGCACGAAGATTATCTGAATGGTCATCCCCTCCACAAGCAGATTCAGCACTACACTTATTTTGATTACGAAGTTACCGAAGCGCTGCATCTCTCCCCGCGGGAAGAACAG encodes:
- a CDS encoding iron chaperone, with the translated sequence MNKETKTVDDYIASFSQEVRERLQRIRQLIKDNAPQAKESIAYGIAAYKINKKPLVYFGGFNNHISFHATPVGHEQFKDKLSVYKQGKGSVQFPHSEPLPVELIVKIIKFRVAENA
- a CDS encoding type II toxin-antitoxin system VapC family toxin, whose translation is MTSSLLNSFVLVDTGVMSRFFLNKPQIVKAYNELVITAVPVISASIYIELMRWLVNIRGRATDPITKSEFDAIRKQLDKYVQLNHGDCIEIAVETCRLYPDTGLGDCFTIGVGLFFDIPIFTLNQKHFDRVPGARLYQPSNSDLLETN
- a CDS encoding SDR family NAD(P)-dependent oxidoreductase, whose amino-acid sequence is MSKTIFITGASRGFGQLWTKAFLQQGYKVAATARNLTSLDELKAQYGDQLLPIQLDVTDRGAAIWAVQQAYKEFDRLDVLINNAGYGLFGSVEETSEQQARDLMETNFFGLLWLTQAVLPIMRKQSSGHIIQVSSVLGLITWPNVGLYNASKFAVEGLSETLASEVKGFGINVSLVEPGPYATDYAGSSAVITQPLSAYAPLKASLQANYATLSMGQPEATAAAVLQLIESEQPPLRLLLGKLAYPLVKQAYNSRFAEWDTWAEVTMAAHEG